The window CATTCAGACCTACAAGTTCCtaaaatatgtacctactttatttaaaaaaagttaacaatatATACCACTAGAACAGCCAGTCGTaattggttaaaaataaatgtgtttgGTGTAATTAGTAACACGCATTGTTACTGTCGGAGTTAATTTAAACGATTATCAGATAAGTTTTTATCGCAATCGTAATCTTGAAATAAgaacgaaaaaaaatttaaagtttttttttatgtaacttgCAGCATCATCAAAGTCTATCCAGGAAGTTGAGCCTGAAGAACAGAATGACACCACCCCCCCAGCAAGGACTGGCAGGACATTCAGAAGGGGAGGCAATTAGATCTTCCATTTATCCCCTCTATCCCCCCCATATTCCATCCTAATCCGcccaaacctcctcaaaattAGTGATATCACTGCCATCAGATATTCTGGTCTGAACTCATCAGCTCCGATGGATGAAGAAatgatttatatcaattatttgtaaattatgtataagtaattataataaataattttaattttttatcattttttttaattaacctgtGCCTATCGATATTTGGacatattaaagaaaaccaGTTGTTGATTTTAAACGTGATTTCGTGCAATcatttacaagttattaagtaatttaatgtttttgccCCACACAATTAcgttctattatttattactaacttTGGTTGGATGGTAGGTTTTCTTAAGCGCAACGGGTTTCTTAAGTCTTGTAATATAAATAGACGTTAGTATTACTTGAACAGCTTAAGACTTACACTTATATGTACCTAATACCTACGTATAGTTTTTTATTCACCCTTCTCAGATTTGGGCATGAAGAATTGTATTAGAGTTTGTATTGCACGTACTTCAAGTTTGAAGTTAATATCCAAATGGTTGTTTGGCTATTGCATAAAGTTGCAGAATACTAATAAGAGGAAGTAGCCGAAAGCGATGAAATACAGTGGGCCTCGGTATTCGGTGTTGTCATACTTAGTCAAgacagaaatataaaaactattataaaaatataatagatatttacgCTTTTTGGTGCATGTTTCTTTTTTGTGTGTTTGTGTAGGTAAAAATAGGTATgagataaaattcaataaattatattaatttgaacatttgtattttatttctatgttttaataaataagttaaaataaagaatTCAAATAGTTCAGTAGTGAAATCTAGATACCACTGTCCGGATGCAGGTTGACGAAGGAACAACACTTTGGAAAGTCGGGTACATCCTATGGGATTACAAAATATAcaccaaaacaaaaaaaaacatcaaatttgCAGCGGAttaccattaaaatattaataataagtataaataaatttgtgtaGGTAACCTAAGATAGAATAGACATAGACATAGATGCTACATCGAACttgaatataatgaatatataatttcaaatatcttacaaaatataattatttatgagatTAAGCAACAAAATGTCTACTTAGCCCTACCCATTTATTACACCTTAATTTCTTAACGTTCTCTTTGACTTCCCTAACGTCTAATACTTATCTAATTTATCGGCTAATACACgctaaaaatttgtatttacgGGAGAAAACGAaagattatgaaaaaaatatgtgattacaaaaatatacaattttattttaataatttggatTCGTTctccagatttttttttaagtgatatatttttactttccgTTTTCAAAAAAGGAATCATAGGcctgaattatatttatcataatcatTGTTGATActcttttataaagttttaactATAATATGGTTTTGCATACAAACCTCTCGTTACGTATCGTGAGTGAAAAGCTGCCATAGGTGACTTTCACATTCTTTCAGCTACAAAAGGATGCTATCAATTTATATGGCTTATCTAATTACAGTCACAGATGATCTCTTGCAGATGAGTATCCGTCCTCATGCATTCCTATTAAGCATCCATACCATATATATTCATATCCGTTAATGGTCGTAAGCATCTTTTTGCAGTTATATTATCTGTACACATTTGAGAGTGTTACATGATGCCTCTAAACTATTATTATGCAAAATGTACAtacaaatttctaaataattatatttttaagattagaAAGCTTAGTAATCCTGAGCTCTagggtattttctttattaataaactgcACCCGAGGAAAGCCGAAGCGGGTTGCTAGtttatgtattaatagtatACAGGAATACATACTAGGTATCTATTTAccgtttaaaaacattaaatttaggataaaatatgtatttttcatgTTTAAAGGTAAAGATTGTATTTTaggaattttattgtttaaatgtacaaagacacaaaatatttatgtatttaagtaCATACAAATTCGTCGATATTATACATTTACGGCATGTCATGTTgccgtaaaaatataataaagacgtaaactttatattgttgtattttagtattgtgttttaatattttttaagtaagtagTGTTCGGCCATTGGTCGACATTTAAGCATAATTCCAgggattatttttctattcttattttccaaatttttattattttaaagctctatgtattatataaggcTATAatggttattggtaattcgacgtattcctaTTATGAGGTGATAgggttttttttagttaattttgtgggaattttaaagagcgacctttaatATGAATTCGGTCATGTTCGAATAGaaatttccaccagcgtcctttttgataattttatttcgggtactttgaaataaatttctaatttttacacatttttggaaagctaaggacacggttatatttttaaaataatctgcagaacaagtttcataataattatttttgtttcatttttgaagaaaaaaatcataataataatgaaataatttcgttttccgtctcacatttttaagtttgaaccgaaaactattttttaaatattgacaagtgTTTAATCGtcttttaataaaacagaagaaaaaagcagattttaattgatacctttttctaaataaatgtgAAGTTGCATATGTGGcgtattttgaaaatatctaAAGAACccgataactcaaaaatggttcacttttgcatgGTACAtacaagatttaaaattatCGCGTAAGAGTtagaatacgtcgaattaccaaaaCCCCTGTAGGTATATATGGTGTATATATGTACAGATGTTGTTGAACAAAAAAGTAGAAAAAAGTATTGCTCTTTTTTCGTATatacaaatttgtatataaaaataccgTAAAAAGGTAAAATGTATCATgcatattctattaaaattatatcctAAATATTCGTTGCTGGTGTAGGTTATTATTGTACAAACATTGCAACTGTTATTTTCCTTAATTTACTAGCTGACGTAATTACAATAACagataagttattaaaataacaaactgTGATGTATTTTTcacttattttattgtacaagtAGAGAGAATTACAataggtttttataaatatgtcatgTAAAGGATTACatgatttagtttattttggaaGTACTCGTGTAACTTCAGCAAGAGGTGTCGTGTAAGTTCCGGGCTTCACCAAGTTCACTAGTTGCTCGGCGATCTCAAGCCCTACGCGAATCTGGGCCTCTTTTGTAGACGCTcctgtaataatttattgatacatttaaaataaatcataaaaaaagtaaagtaaagtaacagcctgtaaatttcccactgctgagataaggccttctcttccattaaggagagagattggaacatattccaatctctctccttaatggcccagtggttagaacgcgtgcatcttaaccgatgattgcgggttcaaacccaggcaagcaccactatataaatcATATCTACTATCAAATACTCAGAATTtctcttttttcaaattttgaaatTCGTAATTTAAGTTCTTGGAATTAAAATGAATTCGttctaataaataagaatttaccAAGATGCGGAGTAGCAATAACAGCTGGATGTTGAATTATTTCTAAAGTCAAAGGATCAGTGGGTGGTTCCTGTTCGAATACATCGAGGGCGGCACCGCTAACCTGTCAAAACATGCAAATTTCATTTGCATCCATAAAAACGATTAATGACGGATAACAAATGATTTCGTCcatcatgaaaatattttttaaatgtcacggTATTgaccttaatttaatttttatttctataccaACTCCTTTTTAAAAGGAGTTGGGTAGGTTGACTGGAAAAAGGTTGATGGtaagtgatattattttttagtacaaTAGCGACCAAACGAATTAAGACCCTGGAGCCTGTAATTATCATGGCTCACTCCCCATAAAAGTGGGATACAACAATATGCTGTTTGGCTATACAATATGCGAGGAGTGGTACCTACGATTACGGGCTAGGCTAGTCCTaccaaaaagtttatatataatattcaagtcTATTGTGAATCAACATTAGACAGATTCAATAACAGTTCACAGTAATAAAGTTTTTAGCTGCTGTAtccataaagaaaaataaataacagcttttatatatatcaatggttttacaattattttaaaagggtACAATCATGTCTCTTAAATATTGTTTGCGGTTATGAATAATATTGcagtgaaataataaatttgattggAATtagaataaatgtttaaatatgagATATTATTACCTGACCAGATTTAAGTGCTTCGTAGAAATCACGCTCATTGATCAGACCACCTCGAcctacattaataattttaacgcCTTTCTTGCATCGACTCAAGACACTGGCGTTGATAAAGTCTGTAAAATAATAGacacatatttcatatatttatgtccaaataaaacatgttatttGCAGTTTCGTCCGCATGCATTTTTTCTACgtattaaaaacattcaatcCGCAAACTACAACATTtcaataagaaaatgttttttaaaataattttaaaccctaaattatttattatatttaaaatattggacTGATTTGATTGTGAGTGGTTATCACCACATTTAACCATTGGCATCGTGAGATCTAATTACCATTTCTTGCTTCATCATTGTGCTACACACTTGAGAATTAAGGTTTTATATCCCTTGTCAGTTACCAGAGTAACGATATCAGAACATACTCATtgtcaagccggaacacaacattattGAGTGAGAGTGAATATTGGTATTCCATTTGCGGATAGAATATGACAATGAGGTTGTTACCTGTATAGATAGGTTTAGAGCTTACACAAATTCCTACAACCGATTATAAGGCACAGCTAGCAAGTAGTCTTCAGCACGGGTAATATTTTAGCGAAAATCGTATCGTATCGTAAAGAAGAAAAATCGCAAATTTGCAACTCAAACtagacattttatataatacaaattatttctgCTTCGTTTTCtcagtatttaaatatacaaaatataatttcttctaCTAATATGTTCtatctcttatttatttagtataaatctattattatatgtatcgtataatttatatcaattattctAGGAAAATTTATTgagttataagtatttatttcagataattTTGACTTAACAACAAGGAATTTTTTAGATaattgataagaaaaaaaaataaagtacctATCTTAATATCAACGATATCTTTTTAATCATTGATAAGCATGAACAAACATTTATAACTGAATAGAGACTCGTTTCCTTATTATCATCGTTACCTACATTAgtacctaaaaataaattttcaataataataataagataatttgtaagctaatataaatatattaaacgtaattttatttaattataaactagcttcttaaattttttattactaccTACTACTACCACTACTATTTGAGAACATATTGCTTGATTTCTTACGGAGGACGCAAATACAGGAGCACCTTCCTACCTAGCTACTTTTGAAAACATAGGTttgatagttaatttaaaaattgtatttaataaattagtctCAATTTTAAGGAATTTGACTTACTTCTCGTGGAGTCAATTAGTGGAGTGTGTAGTGTGATGTAATCAGCGAGGGGCCAAATTTCGTCAAGCTCCATCTTTGTGGTGTTGAACTGTGCGCATTGCTCTGCTGTCACGAATGGGTCGAATCCGATGGTctagagaaataaataattcgtgTTCGTGAGCTCATAAAATAAACTACGatatatattccatttttaaatattcacttaTTCAAGTATTCagtaaaaatttacatacatttgaatGAAAAATTGAAACTTTGTGCCTCagttaatatttgattattgcCTTATCGCCCTGATTTATGGCGAgcttatattgatattataaagatCAATGTACCTTCATTCCGAAGGCATTCATTCGGACTGCTACTTCCCGTCCGACCCTGCCAAGTCCTAAAATGGCCAATGTTTTGCCATTTAACTCTGTGCCAGTGTGCTGTGTACGCTCCCAACGACCAGCTCTGAGTGCTGAAGCCGCAGGAACTACGTGTCTCGCCAAAGCCAGTGTTAAGCCGCAAGTCAACTCGCATGCACTCATGGCATTCGCACCCGGAGCACTAAAACGTTTAATGTTCATAAATAGATAACGCcagagtaattttatttttgggtgACATTCATCAGTATAATTACaccatttattgtataaataatttcaaacagtTGCAttgttaacatataatatacaaggtAAATGTTACaaggaaaatatattagtaatgtCAAAAGTggatagtatataatatattcagaaAAATCATGTCTTatagcaatattattttatggtcACACTAATGTTATTCTAAACAATTTAAGCGGCCACATGTTCGTTTGATAAGAGTGCAATGACTGCAACATGTGAAGGTTATCtttcaatgtaaatatgtactattgatcaaaaaaataagtatgcacaatcaagatattgaaaaaaaaatcgctttgcgtgtttttatttaagctaAGCGGAAAGATTTAGTGTAATAAAATCAACGCAATGCTTAAGTAacaattcttataaaaatagcaCAGAAATAATCACAGGAGCaaaaataccataaaataataatttgtttcatgtaatttatttttcataatattatgtaaaagtcTTACTTTATAACACCAATTCCTTTTTGGCCTGCAGCTGCAACGTCAATATTATCAACCCCGGCGCCCGCTCGGCCCACGACCTTCAGCTTAGATCCCGCATCTAACACTTCCTTCGTCACTTGTGTTGCTGAACGTACAAC is drawn from Vanessa cardui chromosome Z, ilVanCard2.1, whole genome shotgun sequence and contains these coding sequences:
- the LOC124543245 gene encoding D-3-phosphoglycerate dehydrogenase — its product is MGLDIKSVLIVDGVGANCAEILNSHNIKVTTKAKITKEELLKEIPNHEALVVRSATQVTKEVLDAGSKLKVVGRAGAGVDNIDVAAAGQKGIGVINAPGANAMSACELTCGLTLALARHVVPAASALRAGRWERTQHTGTELNGKTLAILGLGRVGREVAVRMNAFGMKTIGFDPFVTAEQCAQFNTTKMELDEIWPLADYITLHTPLIDSTRNFINASVLSRCKKGVKIINVGRGGLINERDFYEALKSGQVSGAALDVFEQEPPTDPLTLEIIQHPAVIATPHLGASTKEAQIRVGLEIAEQLVNLVKPGTYTTPLAEVTRVLPK